Proteins from one Pontibacter korlensis genomic window:
- a CDS encoding O-antigen ligase family protein — MRNFIKKLNGVYLIQQGYYYSLILLAVSLFSPKQIITNIAVLMLALFWMLNGNVKEKYRLLSRNPSAISFFVLFVLYCIGVLYTENIQEGIKSLETKASLLVFPLILGSSTIKREHLYKTVLIFAFACVVLSMIALIYQTFVVIEKDDFNYFFSDGLVSIYAKQAVYFALYVATSILLLCHHLYFLPSETSAKQRLIIVVSILFLLLILFLLASRATQIVLFTILVTSVIVIGVKKGRILHSSLLVAALIAFVIGLSLLFPQTLARFKSLTNISYEFSNTSDIYHFSGSYDDNQWNGLNLRLAKWVCAVDVIKEHPIAGVGTGDVKEAMVQSYKNRKFVFAAQNRFDPHNQYLETAVSIGIAGLVVLLICYFLPLFNAIRYRSWLLITFLLLIISSSLTESILSRSQGATFSCFFLFLLLQYIIANKPYKQ; from the coding sequence ATGAGAAACTTTATTAAAAAGCTTAACGGAGTATACCTTATCCAACAAGGTTATTACTACAGCTTGATACTGCTTGCTGTTTCCCTATTTTCCCCGAAGCAGATTATAACTAATATAGCAGTTCTAATGCTAGCCTTGTTTTGGATGCTGAATGGAAATGTAAAGGAGAAGTATAGACTATTAAGTAGGAACCCATCAGCTATCTCATTCTTTGTACTGTTTGTACTATACTGCATTGGTGTCCTTTATACCGAAAACATACAGGAAGGAATAAAGAGCTTAGAGACAAAAGCTTCCTTGCTGGTTTTCCCTCTAATATTAGGCTCTTCTACAATTAAGCGTGAACACCTTTACAAGACAGTGCTCATTTTTGCTTTTGCATGTGTGGTTCTGAGCATGATAGCTCTTATCTACCAGACATTTGTAGTGATTGAGAAAGACGATTTTAATTATTTCTTTAGCGATGGTTTAGTCTCTATTTATGCAAAGCAGGCTGTATATTTTGCTCTTTATGTAGCTACTTCTATTTTACTCCTTTGCCATCATCTATACTTTCTGCCTTCAGAAACTAGTGCTAAGCAGAGGCTAATAATAGTAGTCTCTATCTTGTTCTTACTGCTCATACTGTTCCTGCTAGCGTCAAGAGCTACTCAAATTGTTCTATTTACTATCTTGGTAACCAGTGTTATAGTTATTGGCGTCAAAAAAGGCAGAATTCTGCATTCATCATTACTTGTAGCTGCACTAATAGCATTCGTGATTGGTCTCTCCTTACTTTTTCCTCAAACTTTGGCACGTTTTAAGAGCCTTACAAATATTAGCTACGAATTCTCCAACACATCTGATATTTACCATTTTTCTGGAAGCTATGATGATAATCAGTGGAATGGACTTAATCTAAGATTAGCTAAATGGGTATGTGCTGTGGATGTGATCAAGGAGCATCCTATTGCAGGTGTGGGTACGGGTGACGTGAAAGAAGCTATGGTTCAATCTTATAAGAATAGGAAATTTGTATTTGCAGCTCAAAATAGATTTGACCCGCACAATCAATACTTGGAGACTGCAGTCAGTATAGGTATAGCAGGACTTGTAGTTCTTCTGATATGTTATTTTCTCCCTCTCTTCAATGCAATCCGTTACCGTAGTTGGCTTTTAATAACGTTCCTACTACTTATTATCTCCAGCTCCCTCACTGAGTCAATTTTAAGTAGATCGCAAGGAGCCACATTTAGCTGCTTCTTCTTATTTTTACTTCTACAGTATATAATTGCTAACAAACCTTACAAGCAGTAG
- a CDS encoding glycosyltransferase family 2 protein produces the protein MLTSIKLIEETMMVPILEESSSLTRIDKNAKEGILVSIITIVYNGEKYLEQTIRSVLGQSYKNIQYIIIDGGSTDGSIEIIRKYESQIAIWISEPDRGISDAFNKGIALATGDLIGILNADDWYEPEAVSKMVAHFKPDSVLHGNTQYWNENGSRAHQAKPNLDILPLEMSLNHPTVFVSKNLYKRYGVFDLNYKLAMDYQLLLRFYAAGVKFIHIDDIVTNMRLGGVSANIEGCYLEVFKAKNEVLGFRISHKLYYYWTIMRYKVSQGLENTPLAFINRLYRTRMSPIKKQY, from the coding sequence TTGTTAACTTCAATTAAACTTATAGAGGAAACAATGATGGTTCCAATTTTGGAGGAAAGTAGTAGCTTGACTCGGATTGATAAGAATGCCAAAGAAGGCATTCTTGTTTCTATTATTACAATCGTATATAACGGCGAGAAATATTTAGAACAGACAATCCGGAGTGTGCTCGGGCAAAGCTATAAAAATATACAGTATATCATTATAGATGGTGGCTCTACGGACGGTTCAATAGAAATTATTAGAAAATATGAGAGCCAGATAGCCATCTGGATAAGCGAACCTGACAGAGGAATTAGTGATGCCTTTAACAAAGGTATAGCTCTGGCTACAGGTGATCTGATTGGTATTCTCAATGCTGATGACTGGTATGAGCCAGAGGCTGTTTCTAAAATGGTGGCTCACTTTAAACCCGACAGTGTTCTGCACGGGAACACACAGTACTGGAATGAAAATGGCAGCAGAGCTCATCAGGCGAAGCCTAACCTCGACATTTTGCCTCTAGAAATGAGCTTGAACCATCCTACTGTATTTGTTAGCAAAAATCTTTATAAAAGGTACGGCGTCTTTGACTTGAACTATAAACTTGCCATGGATTACCAGCTATTGCTGCGCTTTTATGCAGCCGGAGTAAAGTTTATACATATAGATGACATTGTTACCAATATGAGGCTTGGTGGCGTATCGGCTAACATAGAAGGCTGTTACCTAGAAGTTTTTAAAGCCAAAAATGAGGTACTTGGCTTCAGAATATCTCATAAGCTTTATTACTACTGGACAATCATGCGTTATAAAGTTTCACAAGGCCTTGAAAACACTCCACTTGCATTCATAAACAGATTATATAGAACCCGGATGTCCCCTATAAAAAAGCAGTATTAA
- the hutH gene encoding histidine ammonia-lyase encodes MSQVHHISSQFLTLETIETILKQNYTLALSEEAEQRIIRCHEYLQQKIAATDRSIYGINTGFGSLYDKKISSSDLEQLQRNLMMSHACGIGDEVPQEVVKLMLLLKIQSLAYGHSGVQLQTVKRLIDFFNRDVYPVVYQQGSLGASGDLAPLAHLCLPLLGLGDVYFQGMKLESRHVLNMFSWEPIALKAKEGLALLNGTQFMSAYGAYTLLMAKRLSRQADVLGALSLDAYDGRIEPFNQLIHQVRPHKGQLETAQVMRELLTGSQLMEQEKQHVQDPYSFRCIPQVHGASKDAIAYAEQVFLTEINAVTDNPNIFPDEDEIISGGNFHGQPLALALDFMAIAVAELGSISERRTYQLISGQRGLPAFLVAEPGLNSGFMITQYSAASIVSQNKQLCTPASVDTIPSSHNQEDHVSMGANAATKMFQVVHNTERVFAIELMNAAQAIDFRRPLKTSEPLERLIKEYRNLVPFVSTDRVLHHDIQQSISFLRTYSL; translated from the coding sequence ATGAGCCAGGTACACCATATTTCCAGCCAGTTCCTGACACTGGAGACGATAGAAACAATCCTGAAGCAGAACTACACGTTGGCGTTGTCGGAGGAGGCGGAGCAGCGCATTATACGCTGCCATGAGTACCTGCAGCAGAAAATAGCAGCAACAGACCGCAGCATTTACGGCATCAATACAGGATTTGGCTCTTTATATGATAAAAAGATTTCATCCTCAGATTTGGAGCAGTTACAACGTAACCTGATGATGTCGCATGCCTGTGGTATAGGAGATGAAGTGCCACAGGAGGTAGTAAAGCTAATGCTGTTGCTAAAAATACAGTCGCTAGCTTATGGGCACAGTGGTGTGCAGCTGCAAACTGTAAAGCGCCTGATCGACTTTTTTAACCGTGACGTGTACCCGGTAGTCTACCAGCAGGGTTCATTGGGTGCTAGCGGAGACCTGGCTCCTTTGGCACATCTGTGCTTGCCATTGCTAGGGCTTGGCGATGTCTATTTCCAGGGAATGAAGCTGGAGAGCCGCCATGTTTTGAACATGTTTAGCTGGGAGCCAATCGCCTTGAAAGCAAAAGAAGGGCTTGCGCTACTAAACGGCACTCAATTCATGAGCGCTTACGGCGCTTATACTTTATTGATGGCAAAGCGCTTGTCACGTCAGGCAGATGTGCTTGGAGCCCTATCATTAGATGCATATGACGGACGTATTGAGCCGTTCAACCAACTCATCCACCAGGTGCGCCCTCACAAAGGGCAACTGGAGACAGCACAGGTTATGCGCGAGCTGCTTACAGGCAGCCAGCTGATGGAGCAGGAAAAGCAGCATGTACAGGACCCCTACTCTTTCCGTTGCATCCCACAGGTACATGGTGCCTCAAAAGATGCCATTGCGTATGCTGAGCAGGTCTTCCTTACTGAAATCAATGCTGTAACAGACAACCCTAACATTTTCCCGGACGAAGATGAGATTATCTCGGGAGGCAACTTCCATGGGCAACCTTTGGCATTGGCACTGGATTTTATGGCTATTGCTGTAGCTGAATTAGGCAGCATATCTGAGCGACGTACATACCAGCTCATTTCAGGGCAAAGAGGACTGCCCGCATTTCTGGTGGCAGAACCAGGCCTAAATTCAGGTTTCATGATCACCCAGTACTCAGCAGCCTCTATAGTGAGCCAGAACAAGCAACTATGTACTCCAGCTTCTGTTGATACTATTCCTTCTTCCCACAACCAGGAGGACCATGTGAGTATGGGGGCCAATGCCGCTACCAAAATGTTTCAGGTGGTGCACAACACCGAGCGCGTGTTTGCCATAGAGTTGATGAACGCTGCACAGGCAATTGACTTCCGTCGCCCACTCAAAACATCGGAGCCATTAGAGCGGCTGATCAAGGAGTATCGTAACCTCGTACCTTTTGTTTCGACTGACAGGGTGCTGCACCACGATATTCAACAAAGCATTTCTTTTCTGCGGACATATAGTCTGTAA
- a CDS encoding glycosyltransferase has product MFSDIVVLIPHYNNPSGLEASLDSIQFSHPIDVLVVDDGSNLKPDEQKLRQLFEGKLRLQFIYNKVNLGIENTLNNGLRHVQEHMHNKYIARLDCGDTCAPSRFTKQKHYLDTHPDIYLIGSWVEFVDDRGRKEYTYKAPAEHNDIVHNMYLKCSFIHPSVMFRTAALKEIGLYPTTYKAAEDYAFFFRFIRKYKTHIIPEVLTYCEINRRGISLTKRNIQLKSKIKILLHNKIASPYFVLGLARNIVLSVLPYSFVAKAKAIFLK; this is encoded by the coding sequence ATGTTCAGTGATATCGTAGTATTGATCCCCCATTACAATAATCCTAGTGGCCTGGAAGCTTCTTTAGATTCGATTCAATTTTCACATCCAATTGATGTGCTGGTTGTAGACGACGGAAGTAACCTAAAGCCAGATGAGCAGAAGCTTCGTCAGTTGTTTGAGGGGAAACTACGTTTGCAGTTCATATATAATAAAGTAAATCTGGGAATAGAAAATACACTAAACAATGGACTGAGGCATGTTCAGGAGCACATGCATAATAAATATATCGCTCGGTTAGATTGTGGCGACACCTGTGCTCCATCCAGATTTACTAAACAGAAACATTACCTAGATACTCATCCTGACATCTACCTCATAGGCTCATGGGTAGAATTTGTTGATGATCGGGGAAGAAAAGAATACACTTACAAAGCTCCGGCAGAGCATAACGACATTGTACATAATATGTACTTAAAGTGCAGCTTCATTCACCCATCGGTTATGTTTCGTACTGCAGCCTTAAAGGAAATAGGGCTATATCCTACTACTTATAAGGCTGCTGAGGATTATGCATTTTTTTTCAGATTTATTAGAAAGTATAAAACACACATTATACCTGAGGTTCTTACTTACTGTGAAATTAACCGTAGAGGCATATCGCTCACTAAACGAAACATACAACTAAAGAGCAAAATCAAGATACTACTGCACAACAAAATAGCTTCTCCTTATTTTGTATTAGGCTTGGCTAGAAACATTGTTTTAAGTGTTCTGCCCTACAGTTTTGTGGCAAAAGCAAAAGCCATATTTCTAAAATGA
- a CDS encoding glycosyltransferase: MKIVHVVECFAAGTAHFINLLTQYTSCEHIVIHGERRDEISAEAVKAKFPQGVTFIQWKNAQREIRPGKDLMALRELTTILKNLKDIDVIHLHSSKAGFLGRAACFILGLKNVIYTPNGASFARADVSTKNKSLYILLEKVADKLAGEVVCCSPSEAQSYEKIGINTSFINNGTSIPTLDPETPQPCKGAPFRIVTCGRITEQKNPKLFNQIASFFKQQQDITFTWIGEGAMEQRAVLNSGNIKVTGWLPKREVEDILTRADLYLSTSLWEGLPFSVLEALSLGKCLLLSDCVGNRDLVKNGYNGYSFLTADEAISRIQWLMRNQESVKQMGRNSREWSEKEFDIELVSKQYQNLYASFAKRRKD; this comes from the coding sequence ATGAAAATAGTACATGTAGTAGAGTGCTTTGCTGCAGGCACAGCACATTTTATAAATTTACTTACGCAGTATACTTCCTGTGAGCATATTGTCATTCATGGAGAACGACGCGATGAGATCAGCGCAGAAGCGGTAAAGGCAAAGTTTCCACAAGGGGTTACTTTTATTCAATGGAAAAATGCACAGAGGGAGATAAGGCCAGGTAAGGACCTCATGGCTTTAAGAGAATTGACAACGATACTTAAAAATCTTAAAGATATCGATGTTATACATTTACATTCTTCAAAAGCAGGTTTTTTAGGCAGAGCTGCCTGCTTCATTCTTGGGTTAAAGAATGTAATTTATACTCCTAATGGTGCCTCATTTGCTCGTGCAGATGTTTCAACTAAAAATAAATCACTCTACATACTACTTGAAAAGGTTGCAGACAAGCTTGCTGGCGAAGTTGTCTGCTGCTCCCCTTCCGAAGCCCAGAGCTATGAGAAAATAGGCATAAATACATCATTCATAAATAATGGAACCTCTATTCCTACTTTAGACCCAGAAACTCCTCAACCCTGCAAAGGTGCTCCATTTAGAATTGTAACTTGTGGCAGGATTACAGAACAAAAGAATCCTAAACTTTTCAATCAGATTGCCTCATTTTTTAAACAGCAGCAGGATATTACATTCACTTGGATTGGTGAAGGAGCAATGGAGCAAAGAGCTGTTTTGAATTCCGGTAATATTAAAGTTACCGGATGGCTTCCAAAAAGAGAGGTAGAGGACATATTGACCAGAGCAGATTTATACCTTTCTACTTCTTTATGGGAAGGTCTGCCCTTTTCGGTGCTTGAAGCATTAAGTCTTGGCAAATGCCTTCTGTTATCGGATTGTGTCGGCAACAGGGACCTAGTAAAGAATGGCTACAATGGGTATAGTTTTCTTACAGCAGATGAAGCTATTTCTAGAATTCAATGGCTAATGCGTAATCAGGAATCTGTAAAGCAAATGGGAAGGAACTCTAGAGAATGGAGCGAGAAAGAGTTTGATATCGAACTTGTGTCGAAACAGTACCAAAATTTATATGCAAGTTTTGCCAAAAGAAGAAAAGACTAA
- the hisS gene encoding histidine--tRNA ligase translates to MSKEKPSIPKGTRDFGPAVVAKRNYIFGVIRRTFEKFGYLPLETPAMEQLSVLTGKYGDEGDQLIFKVLNSGDFLSKTKQEDIEQGYKHLTRKISEKALRYDLTVPFARFVVMNRNEITFPFKRYQIQPVWRADRPQKGRYREFYQCDADVVGTNSLLCEAEIVQMINEVLTHLGLTDFTIKINHRGVLAGIAEAIGEKGREGEICVAIDKLDKIGREGVRKELLERGISEEAVGKLEPLYDLNGSSENKLEQLQSILGETPEGQRGLNDLRDVWTYLEGLQSKALTAQNESGEERLMLDVTLARGLSYYTGCIFEVKVNNVSMGSISGGGRYDNLTGMFGLPGVSGVGFSFGVDRIYDVLEELQLFPDSSQQSTRALIVQFDKEAEKYALPVLQQLRDAGISSEIYPEAAKLKKQMGYADQKSIPYVILIGSEEMASGKLKLRDMKQGEQQDLTVDEIIAKLK, encoded by the coding sequence ATGAGCAAAGAGAAACCATCTATACCTAAAGGAACAAGAGACTTTGGCCCGGCTGTAGTGGCCAAGCGTAACTATATTTTTGGCGTTATCAGACGCACTTTCGAGAAATTTGGCTATCTGCCGCTCGAGACGCCTGCCATGGAGCAACTGTCTGTGCTTACAGGCAAGTATGGCGACGAAGGCGACCAGCTGATTTTTAAAGTACTGAATTCTGGTGATTTCCTCTCTAAAACGAAACAGGAAGACATCGAACAAGGGTATAAGCACCTGACCCGTAAAATTTCAGAGAAGGCCCTGCGATACGACTTAACAGTACCTTTCGCCCGCTTTGTGGTAATGAATCGCAACGAAATCACTTTCCCATTCAAGCGTTATCAGATTCAACCTGTATGGCGTGCTGACCGCCCACAGAAGGGGCGCTACCGCGAGTTTTACCAGTGCGATGCCGACGTGGTAGGTACAAACTCACTTCTATGTGAAGCGGAGATCGTGCAGATGATCAATGAGGTGCTTACCCACCTTGGGCTCACTGACTTCACCATAAAAATAAACCACCGTGGGGTGCTGGCAGGTATAGCCGAAGCCATAGGTGAGAAAGGACGCGAAGGCGAGATTTGTGTAGCCATTGATAAACTGGATAAGATCGGACGTGAAGGCGTGCGCAAAGAGCTACTGGAACGGGGTATTTCAGAGGAAGCAGTTGGTAAACTGGAGCCGCTTTACGACTTGAACGGCAGCAGCGAAAATAAACTAGAGCAGCTTCAAAGTATACTCGGCGAAACACCAGAAGGCCAACGCGGCCTGAATGACCTGCGAGATGTTTGGACATACCTGGAGGGTCTACAAAGCAAAGCGCTCACCGCGCAAAATGAATCCGGAGAAGAACGCCTGATGCTGGATGTAACGCTGGCTCGTGGCCTCTCCTACTACACCGGCTGCATCTTTGAAGTAAAGGTAAACAACGTGAGCATGGGCAGCATCAGCGGTGGTGGACGATATGACAACCTTACAGGAATGTTCGGGCTTCCGGGCGTATCAGGTGTAGGTTTTTCCTTTGGTGTAGATCGCATATATGATGTACTGGAAGAACTACAACTGTTCCCCGACAGCAGCCAGCAAAGCACAAGAGCATTGATCGTGCAGTTTGATAAGGAAGCAGAAAAGTATGCACTACCTGTTTTACAGCAACTCCGCGATGCAGGCATTAGCTCAGAAATTTACCCGGAAGCAGCCAAACTTAAGAAGCAAATGGGATATGCCGATCAAAAAAGCATCCCTTACGTGATCCTGATAGGCTCTGAAGAAATGGCTTCAGGCAAGCTGAAACTGCGCGACATGAAGCAAGGAGAACAGCAGGACCTGACTGTAGATGAAATCATAGCAAAACTGAAATAA
- a CDS encoding undecaprenyl-phosphate glucose phosphotransferase, with protein sequence MTGLYSKYIRLVYLFGDLAAIAISVLAMVVLDQSVNRFTEPFYLFLCSLAAWFVCTSLLSTYKIYRVARRLKVVLAALKAVLLYILLMEAGLNITGFDDYSRKALLYHYAGLTLLVISWRVAVTTALRIYRTKGYNLRKVVIAGHNELAIELKHFLEGHPEYGYKFLGFFSNKESTGENVIGRVSDIKHFVATNEVDEIYCCPYELDKREVAQLLDFADDNLIRIKFLPEFNGQNHQRLKIDFYDILPVMMVRAIPLDDVMNKFIKRAFDIVFSLLIIVFILSWLLPIIAIAIKIDSRGPIFFKQTRSGIDNKSFQCYKLRSMYINKDAHKLLAQRGDARITRVGAFIRKTSIDELPQFFNVLLGHMSIVGPRPHMLKLGEEYAQVAEKYMVRHFIKPGITGLSQVRGYRGDTTHSYQIRGRVKLDIFYLENWSFWLDLKIIFYTVYNVIRGDKAAF encoded by the coding sequence ATGACTGGTCTCTACTCTAAATACATTAGGTTAGTTTACCTCTTTGGTGACTTAGCAGCAATTGCGATATCAGTACTTGCGATGGTGGTACTTGATCAGTCGGTAAATAGATTTACAGAGCCATTCTATTTATTTCTTTGCTCTTTAGCAGCATGGTTTGTTTGCACTAGTTTGCTTAGTACCTATAAAATTTATCGAGTTGCCAGAAGGTTAAAGGTTGTGCTTGCAGCGCTCAAAGCGGTGCTACTTTACATTCTCCTGATGGAAGCCGGCTTAAACATAACAGGCTTTGATGATTACTCGAGAAAAGCTCTTTTATACCATTATGCAGGTCTTACTCTCCTCGTTATATCATGGCGTGTGGCAGTAACTACAGCATTGAGGATTTATAGAACAAAAGGATACAATTTGCGCAAGGTTGTTATTGCAGGTCATAATGAACTAGCAATAGAGCTTAAACATTTCCTTGAGGGTCACCCGGAGTATGGCTACAAATTTCTGGGATTCTTCAGTAATAAGGAAAGTACGGGTGAAAATGTTATAGGAAGAGTTTCTGATATAAAGCATTTTGTTGCCACGAACGAAGTAGACGAAATATACTGCTGCCCCTATGAACTCGACAAAAGAGAAGTTGCCCAGCTTCTGGACTTTGCAGACGACAACTTGATACGCATAAAGTTCCTGCCAGAGTTTAACGGACAAAACCACCAAAGACTAAAGATCGACTTCTACGACATTCTGCCTGTTATGATGGTTCGGGCAATACCATTGGATGATGTTATGAATAAATTCATCAAGAGAGCGTTCGATATTGTATTTTCGCTACTGATCATCGTCTTCATTCTGTCTTGGCTGCTGCCTATCATAGCAATAGCCATTAAAATAGATTCAAGAGGTCCAATCTTCTTTAAGCAAACAAGGTCGGGCATCGACAATAAAAGCTTCCAGTGCTATAAGCTCAGAAGCATGTATATCAATAAAGATGCTCATAAACTTTTGGCGCAAAGAGGTGACGCGCGAATTACGCGAGTGGGGGCTTTTATCCGTAAAACCAGTATCGACGAGCTTCCACAATTCTTTAATGTGCTGCTTGGGCATATGTCCATTGTTGGTCCACGCCCACACATGCTCAAACTTGGAGAAGAATATGCCCAGGTTGCAGAAAAGTACATGGTCCGCCACTTCATCAAACCAGGCATCACAGGATTGTCACAGGTGCGCGGCTACCGTGGTGATACCACCCACTCTTACCAAATCAGGGGCCGTGTGAAACTTGACATTTTTTATCTTGAAAACTGGTCATTCTGGCTTGACCTTAAAATAATCTTCTACACAGTTTATAATGTCATCAGAGGTGATAAAGCTGCCTTTTAA
- a CDS encoding O-antigen ligase family protein: MVVEESSVKLYHFFSLLFLPCLFLKPKDTTARVPLFIFEYFVGITLISLLLFLVYPFNRLLINHLFVFYAFFIGYYIAGILPQEQIFNLLQKAALIVFIVIVGKLFFHIPEIKRFLKAPDGHPDIYTIYGGGTNLEATWIGLNTALFINRKKLFYTLLAVTLVISVIYASRVGVVIAFLVAGFKFVSANTSRKERRTIIFMAMLAVISFFIFIDLENLASKIYTLKRFAEFGDSSDKGMAGRFAMWQYYGTALWKSKFLGYGAGNGIYAVETVSGTDYPEDNLHNLYMQVLIEFGVLGFILYMIVVYNISIKALKSRLSNPLAILILVYFIASLIQFRGTDAMIWLFIGLFLKIESNKERILVHVQ, translated from the coding sequence ATGGTGGTGGAGGAGTCATCAGTAAAGCTTTACCACTTCTTTTCTCTCCTTTTCCTACCTTGCTTGTTCCTCAAGCCGAAAGACACTACAGCTAGAGTACCGTTATTCATATTCGAATACTTTGTTGGCATCACACTTATTTCGTTGCTATTGTTTTTGGTTTATCCCTTTAACAGGCTTCTTATAAATCATCTTTTTGTTTTTTATGCCTTTTTCATAGGTTACTATATTGCTGGTATACTTCCTCAGGAGCAAATATTCAACCTGCTGCAGAAAGCTGCTCTTATTGTTTTTATAGTTATAGTTGGTAAGCTGTTCTTCCATATTCCCGAGATTAAGAGATTTCTTAAGGCACCAGATGGCCACCCAGATATTTATACCATATATGGAGGAGGCACAAACCTAGAAGCAACTTGGATTGGCCTGAACACCGCCTTATTCATTAACAGGAAGAAATTATTCTATACACTGCTCGCTGTAACTTTAGTTATCAGTGTTATTTATGCCTCTAGGGTTGGAGTTGTAATAGCCTTTCTTGTAGCAGGATTTAAGTTTGTTTCAGCCAATACTTCCAGAAAGGAAAGGCGCACCATTATTTTTATGGCTATGTTAGCCGTAATTTCTTTCTTTATATTTATTGATTTAGAAAACCTTGCCAGCAAAATATACACTCTAAAGCGTTTTGCTGAATTTGGGGATAGCTCAGATAAGGGTATGGCCGGAAGGTTTGCTATGTGGCAGTACTATGGCACTGCTCTCTGGAAAAGTAAGTTTTTAGGCTACGGCGCAGGAAACGGCATATATGCCGTTGAAACGGTGTCAGGGACTGATTATCCTGAAGACAACCTGCACAACCTGTACATGCAGGTGCTCATTGAATTTGGTGTGTTAGGTTTTATTTTATACATGATTGTTGTATATAACATAAGTATAAAGGCGTTGAAGTCTCGTTTGAGCAATCCACTGGCAATTCTCATATTAGTATATTTCATTGCATCACTAATTCAGTTCAGAGGTACCGATGCTATGATCTGGCTATTCATTGGATTATTTTTAAAAATTGAGTCTAACAAAGAAAGGATCTTGGTGCATGTTCAGTGA
- a CDS encoding DegT/DnrJ/EryC1/StrS family aminotransferase, which yields MIDYENLYWLNKPFFEDYQISFGETLNSGWYILGKGVDTFEEEFASYCHVKHCVGVANGLDALILSLKAFNFPKNKEVLVPSNTYIATILSILHAGLKPVLVEPDIRTYNIDPKKIEEKITKDTVAIMVVHLYGKCCQMDTIMELARTYNLKVVEDCAQAHGATHNGNIVGGFGDFGAFSFYPTKNLGALGDAGAITCRSDELAEKLKALRNYGSRIKYVNDYIGYNSRLDELQAAFLRQKLKRLDEINAHKRKLANTYFSLLTDKVIKPVVENGFYDVYHIFNIRTSKRNELKEFLLEQGIKTEIHYPIPPHQQKGLAGVFENNYPISEEIHATTLSLPISFIHTEDDVAKVSEAINKFADLHL from the coding sequence ATGATTGACTACGAGAACCTATACTGGCTAAACAAGCCATTTTTTGAGGATTATCAAATCAGCTTTGGGGAAACCCTTAACTCTGGCTGGTATATACTTGGAAAAGGCGTTGATACTTTTGAGGAAGAGTTCGCCTCCTACTGCCATGTAAAACATTGTGTTGGCGTTGCCAATGGTCTAGATGCGCTTATTCTTTCATTGAAAGCTTTCAATTTTCCAAAAAACAAGGAAGTACTGGTGCCTTCTAATACCTACATAGCTACAATTCTTTCTATCCTGCATGCTGGTCTTAAGCCCGTACTCGTTGAGCCGGACATCAGAACATACAATATTGATCCTAAGAAGATCGAAGAAAAAATCACAAAAGATACAGTTGCTATCATGGTTGTGCACCTGTATGGAAAGTGCTGCCAGATGGACACAATTATGGAGCTGGCCAGAACCTATAACCTGAAAGTAGTGGAGGACTGTGCACAGGCTCATGGTGCTACACACAACGGCAACATAGTGGGTGGTTTTGGAGATTTCGGAGCTTTCAGCTTCTACCCTACTAAAAACCTTGGAGCACTAGGGGATGCAGGCGCCATTACTTGCAGATCCGATGAGTTAGCAGAAAAACTCAAAGCGCTCAGAAACTATGGGTCACGCATTAAATATGTTAACGACTATATAGGTTACAATTCAAGACTAGATGAATTACAGGCAGCGTTTCTTAGGCAGAAGCTAAAAAGGTTAGATGAGATAAATGCACATAAAAGAAAACTAGCTAATACTTACTTCAGTCTCTTGACAGACAAAGTAATAAAGCCTGTTGTGGAAAATGGCTTCTATGACGTTTACCATATCTTTAATATCAGAACTTCGAAAAGGAATGAGTTAAAGGAGTTCCTCTTGGAGCAGGGTATAAAAACTGAGATTCATTACCCAATACCGCCACACCAACAGAAAGGATTGGCAGGCGTTTTTGAGAATAACTATCCGATTTCAGAAGAAATACATGCTACCACTCTTAGCCTTCCCATTTCGTTCATTCATACCGAAGATGATGTTGCAAAGGTGTCGGAAGCAATCAATAAATTTGCCGATCTACACCTTTGA